The genomic DNA AGTGTCATTAGACAAGTAGAGAATCTTAACATTGCGTATTCCCATGAGAAGCTTTGGTACATTGAACTTGTCTGTttcagtttcatcatcatcaggtgTATTTCGAAGTCTGAGTTTAGCTTCGACAAGTGAGTCAAAACTCACATGTTTATACTTGTCCACAACAGCGTCAGAATACTCCAGGTAGACCAAATTCGGATTATCAAACGACAAAGACACTCCCTCTCTTTCCTCATCATAGTAGCCATACTCATGAAAATCAGCCTCATAGAAATCTTCAGAACGGCAAAACTTTAGTCTCTTGAGGGTTGGGATAGACACAGTCACAGGGCAAAAAGGTTCAGGTTCTTCAGACTCATCCCACATCAAATTAACCAGCACTAATTCTTCAAGCGCGTGACAGCCAGAGAGAAGCTTGTTAAACGTCCTCGTTTCTATCTGGATATAATCAAGATGGAGAGTCTTAAGCTTCGGAAGGGAAACACCACGTTTCACATGAATGTTGACGCCATCTTTAAACTGTATCTTCAGCCTAACCAATGTCTTGCTCTCAAAGAGCTTAGAAGGCAGAGGATAGAAGCTCGATTTTTCACAAATATCACGAGAGGTAGGGATTTGTAGATCAATATCTAACACACCACGTTTCAAGACTTTGGGTATCCATTCGAGAACCCAATATTGATCAACAAAATGTTTACACTTGACATGGAATCTGTTCAACGGAGCTTTGGCTTTCGCTTGCAAAGCCAATACACCATCCACGAACTGCAAAAAACTTTCACAACTGTTTGTCGCTCTTTGGTAAGTCCTTGGAGGATGGAAACAGAAAGAGTCGTCGAAGTCAAGATTTGGTACAAAAGCAAGCAGAGGCTTCCATCTCTTGGCAAGAACAGTGGTTGAAGCAGCTTCTTTTGTGGGAAGAAAGCTTAAGATGTGACAAATCAGTGCGTCCGGTAAACTGCTGATTC from Camelina sativa cultivar DH55 chromosome 2, Cs, whole genome shotgun sequence includes the following:
- the LOC104754839 gene encoding LOW QUALITY PROTEIN: putative F-box/LRR-repeat protein At5g41840 (The sequence of the model RefSeq protein was modified relative to this genomic sequence to represent the inferred CDS: inserted 2 bases in 1 codon), whose amino-acid sequence is MKSRKKVVGGSSDRISSLPDALICHILSFLPTKEAASTTVLAKRWKPLLAFVPNLDFDDSFCFHPPRTYQRATNSCESFLQFVDGVLALQAKAKAPLNRFHVKCKHFVDQYWVLEWIPKVLKRGVLDIDLQIPTSRDICEKSSFYPLPSKLFESKTLVRLKIQFKDGVNIHVKRGVSLPKLKTLHLDYIQIETRTFNKLLSGCHALEELVLVNLMWDESEEPEPFCPVTVSIPTLKRLKFCRSEDFYEADFHEYGYYDEEREGVSLSFDNPNLVYLEYSDAVVDKYKHVSFDSLVEAKLRLRNTPDDDETETDKFNVPKLLMGIRNVKILYLSNDTLEVLACCRRRIPVFHNLIELTIKTTPYVGWESLPPLLKSCPSLETLVFEGLYHNYTDKCGEKDGCLCKYDNDWGXVKMDVRTCLSSSPVKVLKILKFGEAFDDDADADRADDDDDDQDAGSCDEVDDVAEEQIEHVKHFLETMPDLEQVILYYNSPNDQDVMKVFRKLQKLPRVASANCNVQINSKNLSLSSSSTKRGTRL